The genomic DNA GAAAACGGCGGACGGCCTGCAGGCAGCCAGTTGCAAGGTAGTCATCGGCGGTTCCTTCATGACGCCGTGCGATCGGACCGTAGTGCAACCCAAGCTGATTGCTACCGCCGACAAGAGTTTGGAGGGAGTGGCGTTCATCGGTTTGGCGCCGGACGGCACGACATACGCTCCATCCGTCATCGTGCTGATGGCGGGGAAGATCAACAAGAGCAAGGTCTTTGCCCAGGGCAACTTCGCCCTGCTCGACGAGCAGTATGACAAGCTGATGGCCGATGGTGAGCAGACTGACGCCGAAGCTGACAAGATTAAAAAGGCGGTTGATGCCATGAAATCCGGCAAACTGACGGCCGAGCAGACCTCGCTGTACAAAGAAGTGCAGGACATGATCAAGTCGATCAAGGTTTCCGACAAAGCGCCGAAGCAATAAAAATAGCCCGTACGGGCTGCATAGTATCGTGGTGAGAGTTCGTGCCGCCGACGGCACCCCGGAAGTGGGGTGCCGTCGGCGTTGGTACCGGGTCAGCCGGCCTTCGTCCGCCCCTCGAGAGGAGTGGCGGTGGCCACGGGGCCACGGCGGCGCCGGGCGCGCAGGCGGCGGATGCCCACGATGCTGCCCGTTGCGAGCGTCACCAGCAGCACCAGGCCGCCCAGCCACCACATGATGGTGGTGACGCCGGCCATGTAGTCCCGCACGGAGTAGTACTCCGTCGCCCGCTGCACCAGGTGCGAGGCGCTGATGGCCGCGACCATGGTGGCCGTGAAGCCCTGCGCCGCCCAGAACGCCCGCCGCTCCGCGAGCTGCAGCACGGCGAAGCCGCACAGCGCACCCGCCAGGGCGATGGCCAGGATGGCGATGGGCCAGCTGGCGGCTCCGGTGAGGTCGGCGTAGCCGTACTTCAGCCCGTCGGCCAGTGCCTTCTCGTACAGCCGCTTGAGTTCACCGCTGACGATGAACGACATGACTGCCACGAAGAAGGCGCAGCAGGCCGGCAGGCCGTGCTTCATCCAGCGCTCGCCCTGCGGGGTGGACTTCATCCCCCAGAGCCGCGCGCCGGCGATGACGAGCAGCGCCAATCCCAGCAGCCCGGTGATGGGCCACGGGTTGAGGTAGAGGTGGTACTCTTGCGGCATGGTGGTCTCCCTGACCATCAGGGGCGTATGCCCAGTGGGAAGGTGTCCCTCTGTCAAGCAGGGTACTATACCATTATAGCATAAAATGCTAAAAAATGCAAGTACCGCTGCCGCAAAAGGGTTCACTATGGTTTTTTGACAGGTTGACGCAAAGTTATATAATGAACATGTTATGAATGCAACTTTACGTTACATCTTTGTCTTTGCTCTCGCTTTGGGCGGCCTGGGTCTCCTGCCGGAGATACCCGCATATGCATTGGAGGCAGTGACTGCACCAGTTAAGCCCATCGTTCAGGAAGTCCAGAATCCGCAAGTGATCCAGCAAGTGCCGGAAACGGTCGAAGAGGTGACCGATCCGCTTATCTCGCCGACCTCGCCGCAGCAGAATACTCCCGAGGGGCCGCCGCGTACCCAGCCGGAGACCCAGGCACCAGCACCTGCCGATCAGCCCGAGACGACCGCACCGGGTGCGGCGCCAGGCCCCTCGACGCCGCCAGTGACACCTGGCGGCGGCTCGCGGCCATCGACGGATACGGTGACGCCGGAAATCGAACCGCCGGTTACGCCCGGCTCGCAGCGGGCGGCGCTCGAGGAGCAGCCCTCTGACATAAACGTGGTATTTACGGCCGACCGCAGCCAGCTGCCAATCATCATCACGCTGACAGTGGCGGTCCTGTTGATGCTGACGACGGTAGGCATCTACCTGTATCCGCGGCGTCAGTTGCTACTACGTCGCATTAAGCACCTTACGCGACGTAGCTAATTATTGTAATATAAGCATTAGCACTCTTGATTTAGGAGTGCTATTTTGCTATGATAAATACAGACAAAAAGGGCAGCAGACAGAGGCCGGCCTATCAATCTTAACCAGCAAAACACATAAGAACCTACCGTGGGTGTGCGCGGAAGGAGCGGTAGCAACGACACGGTTGCAATCAATTATCAAGTGAGCCCGACGCATGTGCGGGTAAGGGGTATAAGGAGTCTATATGACAGTTAAAACCATCAACAGTGAGCAGGTCTGGCAATCGCCGGACGGCCAGAAGACAATTTGGAAGGTCACGCTGGAGGCTGGCGGGCAGCAGTACGAGCTCAAGACGTACAGCCGTGCCATCAGCGAAATCGGTTATGAGGGCAGTGTGGAGAGCTACACCAATGAGCGGGGTGACCGTTTTGTACGCCAGATTCCCAAGAAGCCGGCCGAATCGACAGCCGTCAACCGCGACAGCTCAATCCGTGCCCAGTGGGCCATCGGGCAGGCTATCGCCCTGGCGTCGGCGACGATGGACAAGAAAGCCATCACCATGCCGGTCATCGAGACATATGCCAAACAGCTGTTTACCACGGTCAGCCGTGTGATGGGCGAAAGCGTCACGCCGGCGATGATGCAGAATGCCGAAACCGTCATCCGCGGCTATACGCAGCCGCAGCGCATCTAGCATGAGGCGCGACTGAAAAGCCCCGGGACTACCCCGGGGCTTTTTGTTGCGCAGGACTGTGTTAATCAACGCTGCTAAGGAGCTCCAGGACGCCGCGTTCGCTGGCGCTCATGTAGCGGCGGGGGCGCATGCCACGGACGGTCTGGGTGACCTTGTGGATGGCATCGGATTTCATGTAGGCATTGATGATACGGGGGTCGACATATGACTTGCGGGCGATGGCGGGTGTGTTGCCAAGGCGCTCGGCGACCTTCTTGATACATTCGGTGACGATCCTGTGGCGTTCGGCTTCACTGCTTGCCTGTTGGCTGGCGGCCAGTTCGGTCATGGCTAGCAAGGTGCCGCCCCAGGTGCGGAAATCTTTGGCGGTGAATTCTTCGCCCATGTGGAGCTTGATGTAGTCGTTGACGTCGCGGCTGGAGACGTCGTGCAGAGTGCCGTCGTGATCGTAATATTTGAAGATTTCGTAGCCGGGCAGCTCATCGAGCTGGCGGATGATATCGGTCAGCTGTTTGTCGTCGATGGTCTGCTCGTGCTCCTGCCCGCTCTTGCCGATGAAGTGGAAGGTGACGGAGTGTCCTTCGAAATGAGTATGCTTGTGGCGCATGGTAGTGATGCCGTAGTGCTGGTGCTGGCGGGCGTATTCCTCGTTGCCGACACGGAAGTAGGCCTCGTCCATCAGCTTGACGACGCAGGCCATCACTTTGTCCTTGTGCAGGCCGTCGGCCTTGAGGTCGCGGGCGATCTGCTGACGCACGCTCGGCAGGGCAGAGGCGAAGCGCAGGATGCGGTCAAATTTGAGGCGCTCCTGGCGCTTGTGATGGGCCTGACTGTAGATGGCCTGTTTGCGGCCGGCATCGTCGTAGCCGGTGGCCTGGATCTTGCTGCGGGGAGACGGGGAGATCTGAACGTCTTTCCAGGCGGGCGGTATGGCGAGTTTGTTAAGCCGTTCGATAAGGCTTTCGTCGGTAATGCGGTCATCGTGCTGAAAATAATCAAAGCCGTCGCCGCTGCGTTTCCTGGTGATAAAAGCGTGTGTCATGTGGGGCGTATCTCCGTTAACCGCGTATCAGTGCACGTATCCATACCATACCATAACCGGCCGCCTAGTACTTGATGAGGCTGACGTGGACACGGCGCCCGGGGGCCTGGTCGGAGAGGCTGGTGGAGCCATCGGCGGCCTGCAGTTCCAGGGTGATCTTGTAATCTTCACGGTGGGCCTGGATGAGGGAGGCGGTATTTTCGGTGATGGTATAACCCTGGCGCTTGAGCTCGCCGAGAATCAGCTGCCGGTCGGGCATTTCCAGCGTATCGCCGACGGGGAAGCGGCGGACGAGCTCGGCATCAGTGGCCATTGATTTGTTGGTGAAATTTTCGGATTCGGCAAAGCCGAGCATCTGCAGCTGCAGGGAGTTGAGTTCGTTTTTAAGGTTCTGTTCGTTGATGGGACCCGTGATGAAGGGGACGGCGTAGAGGGCGACGGCCGTGCCCAGGGCGATCAATAGCAGAGTGAGGATGGTGGAGGGGGTGAAATTTTTATTTTTGTCGTTGGCGTAAGACCGGTTCATGTTCCCACTATAGCAAATCTGCGGGGTAATTCCTGCACTGGGCGTGCATGATGGCAATGGTATGATGGGGCTATTGCCAAACGACTTTTTGTGACCATTGCCCGGACTGCATACCTGACCCCGACCGTCATCGAGGTCACCTTGGCGTTGCCGGAGGCGCTCAGCTTTGTGCCGGGCCAGTATATCCGCCTGAAGATGCAAGGGGAGTGGCGGGCTTATTCGGTTGCGGCCATGCCGGATGCCTTTACTGTCGTCATCGTGGCTCAGCTGGTGGATGGCGGGAGGGCATCCAAGGAGTTCATCGCCATGCAGCCAGGTGACAGGTACCTGATGTTGCCACCGGAGGGCTGGTATACGTACCATTCCGGTCAGCCGGCCTGTTTTGCGGGGACGGGCACGGGCATCATCCCTTGTCTGGCAATGATCGAAGGGGCGCTGGCGCAGGGAGAACGTAAGCAGCTGACACTGCTCTTTGGTGCCAGGTCGCAAGCTAACCTGTTCTATACCGACCGGCTTGACGCGCTGGCCAGACGGTACGCCAACTTCACAGTGGTGTATGCGCTGAGCCGCCCCGACCCGGGCTGGACCGGCTATGAAGGGCGCGTCAGCGACTACTTACGGCAGCATTTTCAGGAGCTGCGCGCCGCAACGTTTTACGTCTCCGCTTGGCACGAGACGGTGGAGAGCCTGGTGGCGCTACTGCTGAAGCTGGGGGTTGAGCGCAGCGATCTGCATAGCGAGTACTACGATTAAGTAGTAAAATACAGCTACATGGCCCTACTTGAACGACTGCAAACTATCATGCCGCTGGTGCGGTGGCGCCGCCTGCTGGTGGCAACGGCCTGCTTCTGGATTCCGGTCATCATCTTTTCCGAGATTGCCACCCGGGTGCACGAACGTGATGACATCCGCTTTGACCGGTCGTTTCTGACCTGGCTGAACGGGTTCTCATCGCCCGGGTTTGATACCTTTGCCCTGCTGGCGACACAGTTGGGCGATTCTTTGATTACGGCAGTCTTCATTATCGGATTGGCTGGTGTCCTGTGGGTGAAGCAACGACAGCGCCAGGCGGTATTTGTGCTGGCGGCATACGGCGGTGCCGGCTTCATCAATTTCTTGCTGAAGCATGGTTTTGAGCGGGATCGGCCGTCGCTCTGGACTACCCTGGTGACGGAGTCGTCCTATTCGTTTCCGAGCGGGCACGCCATGCTGAGCAGTGCCATCGCCTTCATCATCATCCTGTTGCTCTGGAATACGCGCTATCGCTGGTGGGCGGTGGTGTCGGGCGGACTGTATGCATTCATCGTCGGGGCGACGCGGCTGTATCTGGGCGTACACTTCCCGTCTGATGTGGTGGCGGGGTGGTGTGTCAGTGCGGCGTGGGCATTGATTACGTACACCATCATTTTCAAAGGCAATTTTCTGTACCGGCGACGAAACACCGGGAATGTTACGAAAGCTGGGCGGCGGCAAGCCCCGCACGCCGCTGATGGCGTTCGCGGGCAAGATGAATCAGCTTCGTAATTAATTCTCCGTACGGCAGGCCGCTTGCTTCCCATAGCTTCGGGTACATGCTGATCTTGGTGAAGCCGGGAAGTGTGTTGATCTCGTTGATGAGTATGGTGCCGGCATCATCGATGAACATGTCGACGCGGGCCAGGCCTTCGGCTTCCAGTGCCGTATATGCTTTGACGGCCAGCTGGCGGGCGGCGGCGGTGACAGCTTCTGGAAGTCTGGCCGGGACTTCGAACTGGGCGCCGTTCTCGTCAAGGTACTTGGCCTCGTAGCTGTAGAAGTCGCCGGAGCGTGGCGCGATGCAACCGAGAACGGAGGCGGCCGGGTCGGTGTTGCCGAGGACGGCGCACTCGATTTCACGTCCCGAGGCGGCTGTTTCAATCAGGACTTTGGTGTCATAGGCGAAGGCGGTGCTGAGGGCCGCCTTCAGAGTCTCTGGAGTGTCCGCCCGGCCGACTCCGACGGAAGACCCCATGTTGGCCGGCTTGACGTAGACGGTCGGGCCAAGCTGGCGAAGCATGGCTACCGGGTCGGCTGCATCCTGTTCGTGCGCACGCAGGACGACGCTTGGCGTGACCGGCAATCCAGCTTCGCGGAGCAGGCGCTTCATGACGTCCTTGTCCATGCCGACGGCCGAACCGAGTATTCCCGGACCGACGCAGGGCACGCCGGCCAGTTCGAGCAGGCCTTGCAGGGCGCCATCTTCGCCGTGCGGGCCGTGCAGGACGGGAAAGACTACGTCCAGTGCGGCTATCGGCTCCGTTCGGCCCTGGCCGACCAGTAGGCCATGACCGCCGGGTACCAGTGCCAGGGGCGTGCCGGTGGCTTCTTCGATGGCATCGCGGGCAAAGAGGCTGGTCTCGTCGGCCAGCTGCCAGACGCCGGTGCGGGTGACGGCTACGAGGATTGGCTCAAACAGGGTGGTATCGAGTGCCCGGTAAACGTTGCGGGCAGATTGGACGGAAACTTCGTGTTCGGGGGATTGGCCGCCGTATAGCAGACCGACGCGCAGTTTGGTGGGTGTATGCATGGGAACCATTGTAGCGTACCGCAGCGCGACATCATGTTGATATGATTGTTTTTTGAAGTGCGGGTGTACAATGTGGGTATATTACAAAGTACCATCCTATTAAAGCGAGGAAACAACATGGAATCACAGACAGCGACAGCCGTATCGCGCACTTACAAGCGCGCCAAAATCATTGCCACCATCGGGCCATCCACCGACGACCCCGAGATGATTGAAAAACTGGCCCGGGCCGGCGTTAACGGCTTCCGCCTTAACTTCAGCCACGGCACCCACGAGGAGCGTGACAAGCAGATCCCGTGGATCCGCCAGGCTGCCGAAAAGGTCGGCAAGCCGGTGACGATCTTCCAGGATCTGCAGGGTCCGAAGATCCGCCTCGGCGAGATGGAAGGCGTCGTCAACGTGTCAGCCGGAGAGGTCTGGAATCTGACCTATGGCGCCGAGACGGACGTCGATGCCAAGCGCCTGGCTATCCAGTATGACCTGAGCCAGAAGATGAAGGTCGGCGAGCCGCTGTTCATGTTCGATGGTAAAGTCCGTTCAGAAGTGCAGGCGGTCGAACCGGAAAACCACACTGTCCGGGTACGGATCGAGAACGACGGCATCGTCATGAAGCGTAAGGGCATCAATGTGCCAGACACCGACTTTGGCGGCGATGTCCTGACCGATAAAGACATGAAAGACATCATGTACGGCGTCGATAAGGACCTCGACTACGTCGCCATCAGCTTCGTACAGAAGGCGGCCGAGGTCGAGCACCTGCGCAAGATCCTGCGTGACAACGGGTCGAACGCCCGCGTCATCGTCAAGGTCGAGACCAAATCGGCCATCGAACCCCAGAACCTTGAAGAGATCGTCATCGCCGCCGACGCCGTCATGGTGGCCCGTGGCGACCTGGCCGTCGAGGCGGGTGCCGAGGTGGTGCCGATCGTGCAGCGCGACATCATCAGCCTCTGCCAGAAGCACGGCCGTATCAGTATCGTTGCCACGCAGATGATGGCCAGCATGGTCGAGTCTGCGTCGCCGACCCGTGCCGAGGTCAGTGATGTGGCCAACGCCGTCATCTTTGGTGCCGACTGTCTGATGCTTTCCGACGAAACCGCTGCCGGCCGCTATCCGCTGGAGACAGTCAAGGAAATGAAGAAGGTCATCCTTTACACCCAGAACCGTGCCCCGGTGCAGCCGGTCTACTT from Candidatus Saccharibacteria bacterium includes the following:
- a CDS encoding DNA topoisomerase IB is translated as MTHAFITRKRSGDGFDYFQHDDRITDESLIERLNKLAIPPAWKDVQISPSPRSKIQATGYDDAGRKQAIYSQAHHKRQERLKFDRILRFASALPSVRQQIARDLKADGLHKDKVMACVVKLMDEAYFRVGNEEYARQHQHYGITTMRHKHTHFEGHSVTFHFIGKSGQEHEQTIDDKQLTDIIRQLDELPGYEIFKYYDHDGTLHDVSSRDVNDYIKLHMGEEFTAKDFRTWGGTLLAMTELAASQQASSEAERHRIVTECIKKVAERLGNTPAIARKSYVDPRIINAYMKSDAIHKVTQTVRGMRPRRYMSASERGVLELLSSVD
- the pyk gene encoding pyruvate kinase — translated: MESQTATAVSRTYKRAKIIATIGPSTDDPEMIEKLARAGVNGFRLNFSHGTHEERDKQIPWIRQAAEKVGKPVTIFQDLQGPKIRLGEMEGVVNVSAGEVWNLTYGAETDVDAKRLAIQYDLSQKMKVGEPLFMFDGKVRSEVQAVEPENHTVRVRIENDGIVMKRKGINVPDTDFGGDVLTDKDMKDIMYGVDKDLDYVAISFVQKAAEVEHLRKILRDNGSNARVIVKVETKSAIEPQNLEEIVIAADAVMVARGDLAVEAGAEVVPIVQRDIISLCQKHGRISIVATQMMASMVESASPTRAEVSDVANAVIFGADCLMLSDETAAGRYPLETVKEMKKVILYTQNRAPVQPVYFQEGKRDQQDAISSAVITLAHQIDAAAIICETKTGETARSIASHRPAMPIISVTSSSRVAQQLSILYANKSFQREDGEKAGLALAEDLVRTGFLMSGNTVVLVSGRQPGMAGMTDTIRIRVLE
- a CDS encoding phosphatase PAP2 family protein — its product is MALLERLQTIMPLVRWRRLLVATACFWIPVIIFSEIATRVHERDDIRFDRSFLTWLNGFSSPGFDTFALLATQLGDSLITAVFIIGLAGVLWVKQRQRQAVFVLAAYGGAGFINFLLKHGFERDRPSLWTTLVTESSYSFPSGHAMLSSAIAFIIILLLWNTRYRWWAVVSGGLYAFIVGATRLYLGVHFPSDVVAGWCVSAAWALITYTIIFKGNFLYRRRNTGNVTKAGRRQAPHAADGVRGQDESAS
- a CDS encoding D-alanine--D-alanine ligase, which gives rise to MHTPTKLRVGLLYGGQSPEHEVSVQSARNVYRALDTTLFEPILVAVTRTGVWQLADETSLFARDAIEEATGTPLALVPGGHGLLVGQGRTEPIAALDVVFPVLHGPHGEDGALQGLLELAGVPCVGPGILGSAVGMDKDVMKRLLREAGLPVTPSVVLRAHEQDAADPVAMLRQLGPTVYVKPANMGSSVGVGRADTPETLKAALSTAFAYDTKVLIETAASGREIECAVLGNTDPAASVLGCIAPRSGDFYSYEAKYLDENGAQFEVPARLPEAVTAAARQLAVKAYTALEAEGLARVDMFIDDAGTILINEINTLPGFTKISMYPKLWEASGLPYGELITKLIHLARERHQRRAGLAAAQLS